The following coding sequences lie in one Myxococcus xanthus genomic window:
- the purB gene encoding adenylosuccinate lyase has protein sequence MIPRYSRQEMSSLWSDEARYSRWRDVELAALEGMVEAGLAPREALQDCLARAGDFTSQDAAKIEEIERTTKHDVIAFLTFMEERVGPSARWLHLGMTSSDVLDTSLALTLRDALDLILKDVDRVMAAVEKRAFEHKHTLQMGRSHGIHAEPITFGHKLAIWYDELRRARTRLEHARESIAVGKISGAVGTFAHLPPAVEEHVCRKLGLKPAPASSQVVQRDRHAEFFTALALLGSSIEKFAVEIRHLQRTEVREAEEPFTAGQKGSSAMPHKRNPILSENLTGLARLLRGYAVSAMEDVALWHERDISHSSVERVIGPDATILADFMLIRFARLMEDLRVYPEQMKKNLDLLGGVVNSQRLLLELARKGMDRQAAYVIVQRNAMKLYEEGLDFRQALLADEDLRKMMTPEEISDCFSPGYHTRHMDDVFQRVFGRSA, from the coding sequence GTGATTCCGCGATACAGCCGTCAGGAGATGTCCTCCCTCTGGTCCGACGAGGCCCGTTACAGCCGTTGGCGCGACGTGGAGCTCGCCGCCCTGGAGGGCATGGTGGAAGCCGGGCTGGCGCCCCGCGAGGCGCTGCAGGACTGCCTGGCTCGCGCCGGAGACTTCACGTCCCAGGACGCGGCGAAAATCGAGGAGATTGAGCGCACCACCAAGCACGACGTCATCGCCTTCCTCACCTTCATGGAGGAGCGGGTGGGGCCCAGCGCGCGCTGGCTGCACCTGGGCATGACGTCGTCGGACGTGCTGGACACGTCGCTGGCGCTCACCCTGCGCGACGCGCTGGACCTCATCCTGAAGGACGTGGACCGCGTCATGGCCGCGGTGGAGAAGCGCGCCTTCGAGCACAAGCACACGCTGCAGATGGGCCGCAGCCACGGCATCCACGCGGAGCCCATCACCTTCGGCCACAAGCTGGCCATCTGGTACGACGAGCTGCGCCGGGCCCGCACGCGCCTGGAGCACGCGCGTGAGAGCATCGCCGTGGGGAAGATTTCCGGCGCGGTGGGCACCTTCGCGCATCTGCCGCCTGCGGTGGAGGAGCACGTCTGTCGCAAGCTGGGCCTCAAGCCCGCGCCTGCCTCCAGCCAGGTGGTGCAGCGGGACAGGCACGCGGAGTTCTTCACCGCGCTGGCGCTGCTGGGCTCGAGCATCGAGAAGTTCGCCGTGGAGATTCGCCACCTCCAGCGCACCGAGGTGCGTGAGGCGGAGGAGCCCTTCACCGCGGGGCAGAAGGGCTCCAGCGCCATGCCACACAAGCGCAACCCGATTCTGTCGGAGAACCTCACCGGCCTGGCGCGCCTGCTGCGCGGCTACGCGGTGAGCGCCATGGAGGACGTGGCGCTGTGGCACGAGCGGGACATCTCCCACTCCTCCGTGGAGCGCGTCATCGGCCCGGACGCCACCATCCTCGCGGACTTCATGCTCATCCGCTTCGCGCGGCTGATGGAGGACCTGCGCGTCTACCCGGAGCAGATGAAGAAGAACCTGGACCTGCTGGGCGGCGTCGTGAACTCGCAGCGCCTCCTGTTGGAGCTGGCGCGCAAGGGCATGGACCGGCAGGCCGCGTACGTCATCGTCCAGCGCAACGCGATGAAGCTGTACGAGGAAGGACTCGACTTCCGGCAGGCCCTGCTCGCGGACGAGGACCTGCGGAAGATGATGACGCCCGAGGAGATTTCCGACTGCTTCTCCCCGGGCTACCACACGCGCCACATGGACGACGTCTTCCAGCGCGTGTTCGGCCGGAGCGCGTAG